From a region of the Onychomys torridus unplaced genomic scaffold, mOncTor1.1, whole genome shotgun sequence genome:
- the Trim31 gene encoding E3 ubiquitin-protein ligase TRIM31, whose product MAGQQVASKLLEDVTCPICLEILQDPVTVDCGHNFCLQCINQIAKAAENLLCPLCKLSVSKDTFRPNKLLASLAETIQAMDPAEIQPEGDETRCRTHKEKLHYFCEKDMEFLCVVCRDSKDHKSHDVTLIDEAAQNYKVQIESQVQDLGQKEKGITEEKKRSEGEIQVFRAQVHLEKLEIFEEFKHLRQRLDEEERFLLTRLSWLEQEGAKQLEQYVSVTYEQLTSLRKLSKSLKNRLQMPSMELLEDIKDTLSRSKEFQFLNPTPVPADLKKKISEAKARHVSITESLKELKDNLKTEGEKDKRAFLESLTMKEMERWYLLQKNYSDLPTSVSTTLDKDSADPSLTLSQDLKKATLYLSGDTSNKQAKPRPFYPFYCAKGFPGLSSGCRVWEVEIQGPSGGAGMVGIANELSMRSQSQNSSAQSCLWALRISSSGCQPFTNCKALENLCVHLKKVGVFVDYDRGVITFYDAITKKHIYTFQTSFDRQVFPILGLLAVRSSMTLSP is encoded by the exons ATGGCGGGCCAACAGGTGGCCAGCAAACTACTGGAAGATGTGACCTGCCCCATCTGCCTGGAAATTCTACAGGATCCTGTCACCGTCGACTGTGGGCACAACTTCTGCCTGCAGTGCATCAATCAGATTGCGAAAGCTGCAGAAAACCTCCTTTGTCCCCTCTGCAAACTCTCCGTGAGTAAGGATACGTTCCGGCCCAATAAGCTGTTGGCTAGTCTTGCAGAGACAATCCAGGCTATGGATCCTGCTGAGATCCAACCAGAAGGGGACGAGACAAGATGTCGGACTCATAAGGAGAAGCTCCATTACTTCTGTGAGAAGGACATGGAGTTCCTCTGTGTGGTGTGTCGTGACTCCAAGGACCACAAATCCCACGATGTCACCTTGATAGATGAGGCTGCCCAGAACTACAAG GTGCAGATTGAGTCACAGGTCCAGGATTTGGGGCAAAAGGAAAAGGGAATAACTGAAGAGAAAAAGCGAAGTGAAGGGGAAATCCAGGTGTTCAGG GCTCAGGTGCATCTCGAGAAACTAGAAATCTTTGAGGAATTCAAGCACCTGCGCCAGAGACTGGACGAGGAAGAGCGTTTCCTCCTGACCAGGCTGAGCTGGCTGGAGCAGGAGGGAGCCAAGCAGCTGGAACAGTATGTCTCTGTGACTTATGAGCAGCTTACCTCCCTCAGGAAACTCTCAAAGTCCCTGAAGAATAGGCTGCAAATGCCATCCATGGAGCTACTGGAG gaCATCAAAGACACCTTGAGCAG GAGTAAGGAATTTCAGTTTCTCAACCCAACCCCAGTTCCTGCGgacctgaagaaaaaaatcagtgaagcaAAAGCAAGACATGTGTCCATCACAGAAAGCCTGAAGGAATTAAAAG ACAACCTGAAGACTGAGGGGGAGAAAGATAAAAGGGCATTCCTCGAAAGCCTGACTATGAAGGAAATGGAGAGAT GGTACCTGTTACAGAAGAATTATTCAGATTTGCCCACCTCAG TCTCTACGACCCTGGACAAAGACTCAGCTGACCCAAGCCTCACCCTTTCTCAGGATCTAAAGAAAGCGACTTTATACCTCTCTGGAGACACTTCGAATAAGCAGGCAAAACCTCGACCATTCTACCCTTTCTACTGTGCAAAGGGTTTCCCAGGCCTCTCCTCAGGCTGTAGGGTGTGGGAGGTGGAAATCCAGGGACCGTCAGGTGGGGCTGGCATGGTGGGCATAGCCAACGAGTTGTCTATGAGGTCCCAGAGTCAGAACTCAAGTGCGCAGAGCTGCTTGTGGGCACTGCGAATCTCCTCCTCTGGATGTCAGCCGTTCACCAACTGCAAAGCCCTGGAGAATCTCTGCGTCCATCTTAAGAAAGTGGGCGTCTTCGTGGATTATGACCGTGGAGTAATCACCTTCTATGATGCCATCACTAAGAAACACATCTACACCTTCCAAACCTCTTTTGACAGACAGGTTTTCCCCATTTTGGGGCTCCTAGCTGTCCGCTCCTCTATGACCCTGAGCCCCTAG
- the Trim40 gene encoding tripartite motif-containing protein 40 isoform X1 codes for MVPLYKDSQEDICPICLDPLREPVSTDCRHLFCRMCLTQHMDKTSGVLSCPVCRKPYSEGVLGDGYICYSHQKRVCSFCETSRHLLCVECLRSPEHQSHTELSIENAISHYKERLIRRSRKLRKDLGDLQRLKAQEEEMLHALQVDWESHRLRTEQQNQGQTKEQLKTLPQHWLDQQVDLPAEVAKIFNFSEAVTQLSILASGLERTARELDASTLKDASDLLDRSAPQKLGLLSHLPPASPNLN; via the exons ATGGTCCCTCTGTACAAGGACAGCCAGGAGGACATCTGTCCCATCTGCCTGGATCCCCTGAGGGAACCTGTGAGCACCGACTGCAGACATCTCTTCTGCCGAATGTGCCTGACCCAACACATGGATAAGACCTCTGGGGTCCTCAGCTGCCCAGTCTGCAGGAAGCCCTACTCTGAGGGGGTCCTTGGAGATGGTTACATCTGCTACAgccaccagaagagggtgtgcaGTTTCTGTGAGACAAGCAGACATCTCCTGTGTGTGGAATGCCTCAGGTCCCCTGAACACCAGTCTCATACTGAGCTCTCCATTGAAAATGCCATCAGCCACTATAAG GAAAGACTCATCCGCAGAAGCAGAAAGCTCAGAAAGGACCTGGGGGATCTTCAACGGCTTAAGGCTCAGGAAGAGGAGATGCTGCATGCTCTGCAG GTGGATTGGGAGAGCCACAGGCTAAGAACTGAGCAGCAGAACCAAGGTCAAACCAAGGAACAGCTGAAGACTCTACCTCAGCATTGGCTGGACCAACAAGTGGACCTACCAGCAGAGGTGGCCAAGATCTTTAACTTCTCCGAGGCAGTAACACAGCTCAGCATCCTGGCTTCTGGCCTGGAAAGGACGGCCAGGGAACTGGATGCCAGCACTCTGAAG GATGCCAGTGACTTACTGGACAG
- the Trim40 gene encoding tripartite motif-containing protein 40 isoform X2: protein MVPLYKDSQEDICPICLDPLREPVSTDCRHLFCRMCLTQHMDKTSGVLSCPVCRKPYSEGVLGDGYICYSHQKRVCSFCETSRHLLCVECLRSPEHQSHTELSIENAISHYKERLIRRSRKLRKDLGDLQRLKAQEEEMLHALQVDWESHRLRTEQQNQGQTKEQLKTLPQHWLDQQVDLPAEDASDLLDRSAPQKLGLLSHLPPASPNLN from the exons ATGGTCCCTCTGTACAAGGACAGCCAGGAGGACATCTGTCCCATCTGCCTGGATCCCCTGAGGGAACCTGTGAGCACCGACTGCAGACATCTCTTCTGCCGAATGTGCCTGACCCAACACATGGATAAGACCTCTGGGGTCCTCAGCTGCCCAGTCTGCAGGAAGCCCTACTCTGAGGGGGTCCTTGGAGATGGTTACATCTGCTACAgccaccagaagagggtgtgcaGTTTCTGTGAGACAAGCAGACATCTCCTGTGTGTGGAATGCCTCAGGTCCCCTGAACACCAGTCTCATACTGAGCTCTCCATTGAAAATGCCATCAGCCACTATAAG GAAAGACTCATCCGCAGAAGCAGAAAGCTCAGAAAGGACCTGGGGGATCTTCAACGGCTTAAGGCTCAGGAAGAGGAGATGCTGCATGCTCTGCAG GTGGATTGGGAGAGCCACAGGCTAAGAACTGAGCAGCAGAACCAAGGTCAAACCAAGGAACAGCTGAAGACTCTACCTCAGCATTGGCTGGACCAACAAGTGGACCTACCAGCAGAG GATGCCAGTGACTTACTGGACAG